A stretch of bacterium DNA encodes these proteins:
- a CDS encoding HEAT repeat domain-containing protein — MKAKGILALTLALAAAPVLAATLTLEEAYENLARGTLAEQCEAAEYLGVAGDEAALEPLIVALSDENPELRQCAAMALGELGSSRAVPALARALGDRDRAVQWFAATSLAKLGEPAVKMLLTELRSDDEDAVVGAAIALGRMRERRAVGPLLELLSSPDLYVREQAIEALVAIGKPSVGPLVKKLGSADPAVKKSAVVALGRLADVEAAAALVKLLGERDLVARHYAMVALRGMGPDVYNVLEDALASRNPSAQKAACEILGFARDARAIEPVAALLDDDDESVRWTAAKTLGAIDGKYAVANLIRALQDPSPRVREVTVLALGKIGHFDAVPALTTVAENDPDDAVRAAATDALAAIAGRK, encoded by the coding sequence GTGAAGGCGAAGGGTATCCTTGCGTTGACGTTGGCCCTGGCCGCGGCCCCGGTACTCGCGGCGACGCTGACGCTCGAGGAGGCGTACGAAAACCTCGCGCGCGGTACGCTGGCGGAGCAGTGCGAGGCCGCGGAGTACCTCGGCGTGGCGGGCGACGAGGCGGCGCTCGAGCCGCTCATCGTCGCGCTATCGGACGAGAACCCCGAGCTTCGTCAGTGCGCGGCCATGGCGCTCGGCGAACTGGGCTCGAGCCGCGCGGTTCCGGCCCTGGCCCGGGCGCTGGGCGACCGCGACCGCGCCGTCCAATGGTTCGCCGCTACGTCGCTGGCCAAACTCGGCGAGCCGGCCGTAAAGATGCTTCTGACGGAGCTGCGGTCCGATGACGAGGACGCCGTGGTGGGCGCGGCCATCGCCCTAGGCCGCATGCGGGAGCGGCGGGCGGTGGGCCCGTTGCTCGAGCTGCTGTCGTCGCCCGACCTCTACGTACGCGAACAGGCCATCGAGGCCCTGGTGGCTATCGGCAAGCCGTCGGTCGGGCCGTTGGTTAAGAAGCTCGGTTCGGCCGACCCGGCCGTGAAGAAGAGCGCCGTCGTGGCGTTGGGCCGGCTGGCGGACGTGGAAGCGGCGGCGGCGCTGGTGAAGCTGCTCGGCGAGCGGGACCTGGTCGCGCGGCACTATGCGATGGTGGCGCTCCGCGGCATGGGCCCGGACGTTTATAATGTATTGGAAGACGCGCTGGCCTCCCGGAACCCGTCCGCCCAGAAGGCGGCTTGCGAGATATTGGGCTTCGCGCGCGACGCCCGGGCTATTGAACCCGTCGCCGCCCTGCTCGACGATGACGACGAGTCGGTCCGGTGGACCGCGGCCAAGACGTTGGGCGCCATCGACGGGAAGTACGCCGTCGCGAACCTGATCCGGGCGCTCCAGGACCCCAGCCCGCGGGTGCGCGAGGTAACGGTCCTCGCGCTGGGTAAGATAGGCCACTTCGACGCCGTGCCGGCCTTGACCACCGTCGCCGAGAACGACCCCGACGACGCGGTGCGGGCCGCCGCGACCGACGCGCTGGCCGCCATCGCGGGCCGCAAATAA
- a CDS encoding PaaI family thioesterase has protein sequence MELKGDDYCFGCGAANPVGLRLQFDVDAVKRSAEATFKPRPEHQGYTGVTHGGIIATLLDEAMLKLCWELGIPAVTARLEVELKRPVPVGEELRVRGWIAADRVRMVEAEAEIRNSSGELVARGRSTAVVKGPRRRRGRPSD, from the coding sequence ATGGAGCTGAAAGGCGACGACTATTGCTTCGGTTGCGGCGCCGCGAATCCCGTGGGTTTGCGGCTCCAGTTTGACGTCGACGCCGTGAAGCGTTCGGCCGAGGCGACGTTCAAGCCCCGCCCCGAGCATCAAGGTTACACCGGCGTAACGCACGGCGGCATAATCGCGACCTTACTCGACGAGGCGATGTTGAAGCTGTGTTGGGAGCTCGGCATCCCCGCCGTCACGGCGAGGTTGGAGGTGGAGCTGAAGAGGCCGGTGCCGGTGGGCGAGGAGCTGCGGGTCCGGGGTTGGATCGCGGCGGACAGGGTAAGGATGGTCGAGGCCGAAGCCGAGATTAGGAATTCGTCGGGAGAGCTGGTGGCTCGCGGCCGGAGCACGGCGGTCGTCAAGGGCCCGCGCCGACGGCGCGGGCGGCCTTCGGATTAA
- the tsaD gene encoding tRNA (adenosine(37)-N6)-threonylcarbamoyltransferase complex transferase subunit TsaD, translated as MKILGLETSCDETAAGVVDDGVRLISNVVASQAGLHAPYGGVVPELASREHEVNLLPVTEGALEPVGGLRGVDALAVTVGPGLQGSLLVGMTFAKAVAHAAGLPAYPVNHLEGHLAALRLMEGPPEPPFVALLATGGHTALYDVVGWGEYRLLGETRDDAAGEAFDKVARLLGMPYPGGPPVERAAAEGSPTFAFPRPMLGRGLAFSFAGLKTAVSLKVKELGEGETARRRADLAASFQEAAVGVLAAKALRACAELGRKALAVVGGVAANRRLREAVAAGDVEPYWPPAELCGDNGAMVAAAGFLAAARGELLDAAADPAPSAAIG; from the coding sequence GTGAAGATTTTAGGGCTGGAAACTTCCTGCGACGAAACGGCCGCGGGCGTCGTCGACGACGGCGTCCGTTTGATTTCCAACGTCGTAGCGAGCCAGGCGGGCCTTCACGCGCCGTACGGCGGCGTCGTGCCCGAGCTGGCGTCGCGCGAGCACGAGGTCAACCTACTCCCGGTAACGGAGGGCGCGCTCGAGCCGGTGGGGGGGCTGCGGGGCGTAGACGCGCTGGCGGTAACGGTAGGACCGGGTTTGCAGGGCTCGCTGCTGGTGGGGATGACGTTCGCCAAGGCGGTGGCGCATGCCGCCGGCCTGCCGGCGTACCCCGTGAACCACCTGGAGGGGCACCTCGCGGCGCTGCGGCTGATGGAGGGGCCGCCCGAGCCGCCGTTTGTAGCGCTTTTGGCCACCGGCGGCCATACCGCGCTCTACGACGTCGTCGGCTGGGGGGAATACCGCCTGCTCGGCGAGACGCGCGATGACGCCGCCGGGGAGGCTTTCGACAAAGTGGCGCGGTTGCTCGGGATGCCGTATCCCGGCGGGCCGCCCGTAGAACGCGCCGCGGCCGAGGGCTCGCCGACGTTCGCGTTCCCGCGGCCTATGTTGGGCCGCGGTTTGGCGTTTTCTTTCGCCGGCCTGAAGACCGCGGTATCCTTGAAGGTAAAAGAGTTGGGCGAGGGGGAGACGGCCCGCCGACGCGCGGACCTCGCGGCCTCGTTCCAGGAGGCGGCCGTCGGCGTCCTGGCGGCGAAGGCGCTCCGCGCTTGCGCGGAGTTGGGTAGGAAAGCGCTCGCGGTCGTGGGGGGCGTAGCGGCCAACCGGCGGCTCAGGGAGGCGGTCGCGGCCGGCGACGTCGAACCTTACTGGCCCCCGGCCGAACTTTGCGGCGACAACGGCGCGATGGTAGCGGCGGCGGGTTTTCTCGCCGCGGCCCGGGGCGAGCTTCTGGACGCCGCGGCGGACCCGGCGCCCTCGGCCGCTATCGGTTAG
- a CDS encoding tetratricopeptide repeat protein, giving the protein MAIWDFIARLVSYPVYFRAETAFAVLLAMVIGGLVYFFFKFNRDVFRTTDIFWVADAAAVLFIVIFSVLVKNFVASAILVAAFLVAATAEVIYLTRRGTSTIALRRDAKIAVMPMLLGGTVEEDWRLGYGLADVVSRCLSAYDVSVMDPFRAATGYVRRGVVSEAEVVEWGEALEVDYLVIGRARRVGRNFQVRYKIAGMFERHDWRRPRILVGGDRPFEAARAILGDVVGLCDLRVKNDAALSYYLGPTSSSLAWRNYCDGRRYHISGTSGDLERAREAYRRALAEDEDFTLAAVAAVELLLQLARRHVRDEDKFLSFLEEGYRVALRAVRQHPELYETQNVMGEVFVFLSGGRDEDLFRRAQTRFLEAVRLNPNSARSWYNLALISKYSVPEEDVGYADFLGKAISADPSYITARLALGRHLDEKNDHEGARRQYRLALTYNPRNTSALTELGYFYLKRGDAERAVEILERSKEVDESNATTRYYLGIAHFRKGDMTRAEDELWAALAFRPQVPKYYHALARVLETSEQYAEAISVWEEALKRVSGEGEVQKVRAHIKRLADKAIERA; this is encoded by the coding sequence ATGGCTATCTGGGATTTTATAGCTCGGTTAGTAAGCTATCCGGTTTACTTCCGCGCCGAGACGGCCTTCGCCGTTCTGTTGGCGATGGTAATCGGCGGCCTCGTTTACTTCTTCTTCAAATTTAACCGCGACGTCTTTCGGACCACCGATATTTTCTGGGTGGCCGACGCCGCGGCGGTCCTGTTTATCGTAATATTCTCGGTGCTGGTTAAGAACTTCGTCGCGTCTGCGATACTGGTTGCCGCGTTCCTGGTGGCGGCCACGGCGGAGGTCATCTATTTAACGCGCCGCGGGACGAGTACCATCGCCTTGCGGAGAGACGCCAAGATCGCCGTTATGCCTATGTTATTGGGCGGGACGGTCGAGGAAGATTGGCGTCTCGGCTACGGCCTGGCGGACGTGGTATCGCGCTGTCTATCGGCGTACGACGTATCGGTTATGGACCCGTTTCGCGCGGCGACGGGGTACGTGCGGCGGGGCGTGGTGTCCGAAGCCGAGGTCGTAGAGTGGGGGGAGGCGCTGGAGGTAGATTATTTAGTAATAGGGCGGGCGCGGAGAGTGGGGCGGAACTTTCAGGTGCGTTATAAAATCGCGGGGATGTTCGAGCGGCACGATTGGCGGCGGCCGCGCATCCTCGTCGGCGGGGACCGGCCTTTCGAGGCGGCGCGCGCCATCCTCGGAGACGTCGTGGGGCTGTGCGATTTACGGGTCAAGAACGACGCGGCGCTCAGCTATTACTTGGGGCCGACGTCGTCGTCGCTCGCCTGGAGGAACTACTGCGACGGCCGTCGTTACCACATCTCGGGAACGTCCGGGGATTTGGAGCGGGCGCGCGAAGCGTACCGTCGGGCGCTGGCGGAGGACGAGGACTTCACGCTCGCGGCGGTCGCCGCGGTGGAGCTTTTGTTGCAACTCGCGCGCCGGCACGTACGCGACGAGGATAAATTCCTCTCCTTTCTGGAGGAGGGGTACCGGGTGGCGCTTCGGGCCGTGCGGCAGCATCCCGAGCTCTACGAGACGCAGAACGTAATGGGCGAGGTCTTCGTCTTCCTGTCGGGCGGGCGGGACGAGGACCTCTTCCGTCGCGCGCAGACGCGCTTTCTGGAGGCGGTGCGGCTCAACCCCAATTCGGCGCGGTCGTGGTACAACCTGGCGTTGATATCGAAGTACAGCGTGCCGGAGGAGGACGTGGGTTACGCCGATTTCCTGGGCAAGGCTATCTCGGCCGACCCGTCGTACATCACGGCGCGCCTGGCGCTCGGCCGGCACCTGGACGAGAAGAACGACCACGAGGGCGCGCGGCGCCAATACCGGCTGGCTTTGACCTACAACCCCCGGAATACGTCGGCCCTGACGGAGCTCGGTTACTTCTACCTCAAACGCGGCGACGCCGAACGGGCGGTCGAAATCCTGGAGCGCAGCAAAGAGGTCGACGAGTCCAACGCTACGACGCGGTATTACCTTGGAATCGCCCATTTCCGGAAGGGCGATATGACGCGCGCCGAGGACGAGCTTTGGGCGGCGTTGGCTTTCAGGCCGCAAGTGCCGAAGTATTACCACGCATTGGCGCGGGTGTTGGAAACCAGTGAGCAGTACGCGGAGGCGATATCGGTCTGGGAGGAGGCGCTGAAAAGGGTAAGCGGCGAGGGCGAGGTGCAGAAAGTCCGGGCGCATATAAAACGTTTGGCCGATAAAGCTATAGAACGCGCGTAG